The proteins below are encoded in one region of Sphingomonas sp.:
- a CDS encoding ImmA/IrrE family metallo-endopeptidase: MVADRLDGGMETLRGLLDGSLDLDEHHASTLSASLGGTTAFWLKRQADYREMLERALYRAMADHDESAAWLTLHVPGPKPRGRLNEERRRDEVRRRLAFYNVGTMSAWQARYGRICSETLFRTTDAFTSDDGAVLMWLRNGELGADVVDTRPWSPGNLHDRLKAIRALSKIRHPELFLPKLRALCAEAGVAVVTKRAPDGCRASGASRMVAPDKAMVLLSFRGLSDDKFWFTLFHELAHLILHGARTFLDVDMGDDNDSEREANEFAARLIVPEHREGDFARLSPTKDDVIRFSVAGDVAPGLTVGQMQHRRMIHHKQLDFLKRRWKWEQLRPFVE, translated from the coding sequence ATGGTTGCCGACCGCCTCGACGGCGGAATGGAGACGCTTCGGGGTCTTCTTGATGGCTCGCTTGATCTCGACGAACACCATGCTTCCACGCTTTCGGCTTCGCTGGGCGGCACGACCGCGTTCTGGCTAAAGCGGCAGGCGGACTATCGCGAGATGCTCGAGCGCGCGCTGTACCGCGCGATGGCGGATCATGACGAGAGCGCCGCTTGGCTGACGCTGCACGTGCCGGGGCCAAAGCCCAGGGGTCGGCTAAACGAAGAGCGGCGGCGCGACGAGGTTCGTCGGCGCCTCGCTTTCTACAATGTCGGCACGATGTCGGCCTGGCAGGCGCGCTATGGCCGCATCTGCTCGGAGACGCTCTTCCGCACGACGGATGCGTTCACCTCCGACGACGGTGCTGTGCTCATGTGGCTTCGAAATGGCGAACTCGGGGCCGATGTCGTGGACACGCGACCTTGGAGTCCCGGAAATCTGCACGACCGGTTGAAGGCCATTCGCGCCTTGTCGAAGATCAGGCATCCGGAATTGTTCCTGCCCAAGCTGCGTGCGCTGTGCGCCGAGGCGGGCGTGGCCGTCGTGACGAAGCGGGCGCCGGACGGCTGTCGAGCTTCTGGCGCGAGCCGGATGGTTGCGCCGGACAAGGCGATGGTACTACTGAGTTTCCGCGGCCTGTCCGATGACAAGTTCTGGTTCACGCTATTCCATGAGCTTGCGCACCTTATCCTCCACGGCGCGAGAACTTTCCTCGACGTCGACATGGGGGACGACAACGACAGCGAGCGCGAAGCCAACGAATTTGCAGCGCGCCTCATCGTTCCGGAGCACCGTGAGGGCGATTTCGCCCGCCTTTCGCCTACGAAGGACGACGTGATCCGCTTCAGCGTTGCCGGCGACGTGGCGCCGGGCCTGACCGTCGGGCAGATGCAGCACCGCCGAATGATCCACCACAAGCAGCTCGACTTTCTGAAGCGGCGCTGGAAATGGGAACAGCTCCGGCCATTCGTGGAATAG
- a CDS encoding peptidylprolyl isomerase, which produces MLKPLLALLALSAAYPATAQTAAPLPSDAIPEDWHDIPDDEIMVITFKDGRQVFIRLAAKLAPGHVSNIRKIAMARWWDNTSVYRVQENWVTQWGGNEKTAPPEIIARPPAEFEIGPVAFAQKLSKADGYSAASGVTADGWPIASDGKTAWLTHCYGMVGVARDQLPDTGAGTELFTPIGQSARRLDRNYTVVGRIVEGMQFMSAMPRSSAAMGVYATEAERTAIASVRLASQLPGDERPVFQYRATDNERYAALIASREKPAAPTVATGLEVCDLAPGVRRKQ; this is translated from the coding sequence ATGCTCAAACCCCTCCTCGCGCTGCTCGCGCTCTCCGCCGCCTATCCCGCCACCGCCCAGACCGCGGCGCCGCTGCCGAGCGACGCGATTCCCGAGGATTGGCACGACATTCCCGACGACGAGATCATGGTGATCACCTTCAAGGACGGGCGCCAGGTGTTCATCCGGCTCGCCGCGAAGCTGGCGCCGGGCCATGTCTCGAATATCCGCAAGATCGCGATGGCGCGTTGGTGGGACAATACCAGCGTCTATCGCGTCCAGGAGAATTGGGTGACCCAGTGGGGCGGCAACGAGAAGACCGCGCCGCCCGAGATCATCGCCCGTCCGCCCGCCGAGTTCGAGATCGGACCGGTGGCGTTCGCGCAGAAGCTGTCCAAGGCCGATGGCTATTCTGCCGCTTCGGGGGTTACCGCCGATGGCTGGCCGATCGCGAGCGATGGAAAGACCGCATGGCTCACGCATTGCTACGGCATGGTCGGCGTCGCCCGCGACCAGTTGCCAGACACAGGTGCCGGCACCGAGCTGTTCACGCCGATCGGCCAGTCGGCGCGCCGGCTCGACCGCAACTACACCGTGGTCGGGCGGATCGTCGAAGGCATGCAGTTCATGTCGGCGATGCCGCGTAGCAGCGCCGCGATGGGCGTCTACGCGACCGAGGCCGAGCGCACGGCAATCGCGTCGGTGCGGCTGGCGAGCCAGTTGCCCGGCGACGAGCGCCCGGTCTTCCAGTACCGCGCGACCGACAATGAACGCTATGCGGCGCTGATCGCCTCGCGCGAAAAGCCTGCCGCGCCGACGGTGGCGACGGGGCTCGAAGTCTGTGACCTCGCCCCTGGAGTCCGCCGCAAGCAATAA
- a CDS encoding RES family NAD+ phosphorylase, giving the protein MLEGLTITRDALPRTTRLVTTARLRAPVLSRLVDADDLAALAEIEGATSNRLLAQNRGTADVQAYELVYGVPHAAFINASFAYAKPREVNRFNGAERGAWYAALDLETCLAEVRHHLTEALAQTGVFEATVDYAELHASFAGEFVDLRGHADHVCLHPDKNVGYPAGNALADAARARGLNGIIYPSVRHVGGVCIAALFPHAVQSVAQGDVYRMTWRGTPEPVVEKVTG; this is encoded by the coding sequence ATGCTGGAAGGGCTGACCATAACGCGCGATGCCCTTCCGAGGACCACGCGGCTCGTCACGACCGCGCGACTGCGGGCACCCGTGTTGAGCCGCCTGGTCGATGCCGACGACCTTGCCGCGCTTGCCGAGATCGAAGGCGCGACCAGCAACCGGCTGCTGGCGCAAAACCGCGGAACGGCTGACGTCCAGGCCTATGAGCTGGTTTACGGCGTCCCGCACGCCGCGTTCATCAATGCCTCGTTCGCTTATGCCAAGCCGCGCGAGGTGAACCGCTTCAACGGGGCCGAGCGCGGCGCTTGGTACGCCGCCCTCGACTTGGAGACTTGCCTCGCCGAGGTGCGTCATCACCTGACGGAGGCGCTGGCGCAGACGGGCGTCTTCGAGGCGACGGTCGATTATGCCGAGTTGCACGCGAGCTTCGCGGGCGAGTTCGTCGACCTGCGTGGCCATGCCGATCACGTCTGCCTGCACCCGGACAAAAATGTCGGCTATCCCGCCGGCAATGCGCTGGCCGACGCGGCGCGCGCACGTGGCCTCAACGGGATCATCTATCCTTCGGTCCGGCACGTCGGAGGAGTTTGCATCGCCGCGCTCTTCCCGCACGCGGTACAATCGGTGGCGCAGGGTGACGTATATCGTATGACCTGGCGAGGCACGCCCGAGCCTGTCGTCGAAAAGGTCACCGGTTGA
- a CDS encoding site-specific integrase, translating to MRRYRNKLSVKQINSLPPGRHSDGAGLYVMVKPTGTRSWVLINITCGHRREMGLGCVDDVSLAEARERASIARRAFAEGRDPIAERKAEREARRPKPPKPSFGKYADKLIDEIEVGFRNEKHRIQWRSTLATHAKALREKPLDRIDTNDVVAVLRPIWTKIPETASRVRGRIERVLDAARVAGHRSGENPARWKGHLELILPRRRKSMPQHLAALPFNLIADFMRDLGERPATAARALEFTILTAARSGETIGMTWREVDLEQRLWIVPTSRMKAGAEHKVPLSDWACEILEALRPERHDPKALVFPGARGGEMSNMAMAMLLRRMGYDDITVHGFRSAFRDWAGEETDFEHETVEMALAHSVRSKAERAYRRGRALRKRVELMAAWADYCGWLGRSHAHPAHNAVGSQAQANAG from the coding sequence ATGCGTCGGTATCGTAACAAACTGAGCGTCAAGCAGATCAACAGCCTGCCACCAGGGCGACATTCCGATGGGGCCGGCCTTTATGTGATGGTCAAACCCACTGGCACACGTTCATGGGTGCTGATCAACATCACCTGCGGACATCGCAGGGAGATGGGGCTGGGCTGTGTGGACGATGTTTCGCTCGCGGAAGCACGTGAACGCGCTTCGATCGCGCGTCGCGCCTTTGCCGAGGGGCGCGATCCCATCGCCGAACGCAAGGCAGAGCGTGAAGCGCGCCGCCCCAAACCGCCCAAGCCCTCGTTCGGCAAATATGCGGATAAACTGATCGACGAAATCGAGGTGGGATTTCGAAACGAGAAGCATCGCATTCAATGGCGCTCCACGCTTGCCACCCATGCGAAGGCGCTCAGAGAAAAGCCGCTGGATCGGATCGATACTAATGACGTGGTTGCCGTGCTGAGGCCGATCTGGACCAAGATACCTGAAACCGCCTCGCGCGTGCGCGGCCGGATCGAACGGGTGCTGGACGCTGCCAGGGTGGCAGGACACCGATCTGGAGAAAACCCGGCGCGATGGAAGGGGCATTTGGAACTCATTCTGCCACGGCGGCGCAAATCCATGCCCCAGCATCTCGCAGCACTTCCCTTCAATTTGATCGCCGACTTCATGCGCGATCTGGGTGAGAGGCCGGCCACGGCGGCGAGGGCGCTCGAGTTCACGATCCTGACCGCAGCGAGATCAGGCGAGACAATCGGGATGACATGGCGCGAGGTGGATTTGGAGCAACGGCTCTGGATCGTGCCGACCTCAAGAATGAAGGCAGGCGCGGAGCACAAGGTACCGCTGAGTGACTGGGCCTGCGAAATCCTGGAGGCGCTGCGCCCGGAGCGACATGATCCGAAAGCCCTCGTGTTCCCCGGCGCCAGGGGCGGGGAAATGTCAAACATGGCGATGGCCATGCTGTTGCGGCGGATGGGCTATGACGACATCACCGTGCATGGATTCCGCTCGGCTTTCCGCGACTGGGCCGGCGAGGAAACCGATTTCGAGCACGAGACGGTTGAGATGGCGCTGGCACACAGCGTCCGCTCGAAGGCGGAGCGCGCCTATCGCCGCGGACGGGCTTTGCGCAAACGCGTCGAGCTCATGGCAGCGTGGGCTGACTATTGCGGATGGCTTGGGAGGTCGCATGCCCACCCTGCGCATAATGCCGTGGGCAGCCAGGCACAGGCCAATGCTGGTTGA
- a CDS encoding GNAT family N-acetyltransferase: MSDIGARRLTIEPLDPARHDRAGFSCGVEQVDNFFRKTANKLTKADNLRVFVLSDPEGNVLGFHALNAHSVAYGELPPRYARNRPGHGQIPAAYISMIGVDERHQGHGYGADLLVDGLTRIAQAAEALGIAVVMLDVLDCGDAQKVERRKRLYQNYGFTPLPSNPLRLFIPMATVRTLIAGE; the protein is encoded by the coding sequence GTGAGCGACATTGGCGCTCGGCGTCTCACCATCGAGCCACTTGATCCCGCCCGGCATGATCGGGCGGGATTTTCGTGCGGGGTCGAGCAGGTCGACAATTTCTTCAGGAAGACAGCGAACAAGCTGACCAAGGCCGACAACCTGCGGGTGTTCGTTCTGAGCGATCCCGAAGGCAACGTGCTCGGCTTTCACGCGCTCAATGCCCATTCGGTCGCTTATGGCGAGCTCCCGCCTCGATATGCGCGCAACCGTCCCGGTCATGGGCAGATCCCCGCAGCCTATATTTCGATGATCGGAGTCGATGAGCGCCACCAGGGCCACGGCTATGGCGCTGATCTGCTGGTCGATGGCCTGACCCGCATCGCGCAGGCAGCAGAGGCGCTCGGCATCGCGGTGGTTATGCTCGACGTTCTCGACTGCGGAGATGCCCAAAAGGTTGAGCGACGGAAGCGGCTCTATCAAAACTACGGGTTCACGCCTCTGCCTTCCAACCCGTTGCGCCTGTTTATCCCCATGGCGACGGTTCGCACGCTGATCGCTGGTGAATGA
- a CDS encoding DUF1778 domain-containing protein, with the protein MLGFQDKIDDIEERNSERMNFRTKPRIKQAIQRAAALSGVDDSAFTINAAYRSAIETIAAHERTLLQPVDHETFFAALDNPPAPTAKLRAAFARHAETIASK; encoded by the coding sequence ATGCTGGGTTTCCAGGACAAGATCGATGACATCGAGGAGCGCAACAGCGAACGGATGAACTTCCGGACGAAGCCGCGCATCAAGCAGGCGATTCAGCGCGCCGCGGCACTGTCGGGCGTCGACGATTCCGCGTTCACGATCAATGCCGCCTATCGGTCGGCCATTGAAACGATCGCTGCGCACGAGCGCACGTTGCTCCAGCCGGTGGATCATGAAACCTTCTTTGCGGCGCTCGACAATCCGCCTGCGCCGACGGCCAAGCTGCGCGCCGCCTTTGCCCGGCATGCCGAGACGATCGCCAGCAAGTGA
- a CDS encoding thymidylate synthase, which translates to MLIECDSLDGVLYQLYSAIKADGHWHGGGTRGESKELLGVSLKIKKPRARLSLSENRGKPFSALGELLWYLSGSESLAFIRDYVPAYEEDAVNGILEGAYGPRLMAMRGQINQLDSIHALLTKKPGSRRAVIQLFNAEDIATDHAEIPCTTTLQFHLREGVLHMSVTMRSNDAYWGLPHDVFCFTMLQEMMAQRLSVLLGEYHQYVGSMHVYKDYLGGVDAYIAEGFQQTSEMPPMPSGDPFLLVEQLIAIETRLRAGEELDASAVMNDSYWADLVRLLQVFWAKEQVERQPGRLEVLRAELATSFYKPYVDGRLFLARRAAEKARAANANEGGTNVVI; encoded by the coding sequence ATGTTGATTGAGTGCGATAGTCTGGATGGAGTGCTTTATCAGCTCTATTCGGCAATCAAGGCCGACGGCCACTGGCACGGCGGCGGGACGCGTGGGGAGTCCAAGGAACTGCTGGGCGTCTCGCTCAAAATCAAGAAACCACGGGCGCGGCTGAGTCTTTCGGAGAACAGGGGCAAGCCTTTCAGCGCCCTGGGCGAACTGCTGTGGTATCTTTCCGGTTCGGAGAGCCTGGCCTTCATACGGGACTATGTGCCCGCCTATGAAGAAGACGCCGTCAACGGCATCCTCGAGGGCGCCTACGGTCCGCGTCTGATGGCGATGCGTGGGCAGATCAATCAACTGGACAGCATCCATGCGTTGTTGACGAAGAAGCCGGGGTCGCGCCGGGCCGTTATTCAGCTTTTCAATGCCGAGGACATCGCTACCGACCACGCGGAGATCCCCTGCACAACAACGCTGCAGTTCCACCTTCGGGAAGGGGTACTGCACATGTCTGTGACAATGCGATCCAACGATGCGTACTGGGGCCTGCCTCATGACGTGTTTTGCTTCACGATGCTGCAGGAGATGATGGCGCAGCGGCTCAGTGTCCTTCTCGGCGAATACCATCAGTATGTCGGCAGCATGCACGTGTACAAAGATTATCTTGGTGGGGTCGACGCCTACATCGCGGAAGGCTTCCAGCAGACCAGCGAGATGCCGCCAATGCCGTCGGGCGATCCCTTTCTTCTGGTCGAACAGCTCATCGCGATCGAAACGAGACTGCGCGCCGGCGAGGAGCTGGACGCCTCGGCGGTGATGAACGATTCGTATTGGGCCGACCTCGTGCGGCTCCTCCAAGTCTTCTGGGCGAAGGAACAGGTCGAGCGCCAACCCGGACGGTTGGAGGTGCTTCGGGCGGAGCTGGCGACATCCTTCTACAAGCCCTACGTCGATGGGCGCCTCTTTCTCGCGCGCCGCGCCGCCGAAAAGGCGAGAGCTGCGAATGCCAATGAGGGAGGCACCAATGTGGTCATCTAA
- a CDS encoding helix-turn-helix transcriptional regulator, producing the protein MAIDQEATMADIIKLGAQAPLTPIDVQTFSKSEDRSRLSGVALKAFRALIEQWGLSNAEAAALLGVSDSTWDRIKRGTWDQPLSQDQLTRASAAIGVYKGLHLLFADEMADRWPKLPNRGSIFQRATPVRAMIEGGIPVMLETRRYIDAVRGGL; encoded by the coding sequence ATGGCGATCGATCAGGAGGCGACCATGGCGGACATCATCAAGCTGGGAGCGCAGGCTCCACTTACTCCAATAGACGTCCAGACCTTCTCGAAGAGCGAGGATCGCAGCCGGCTATCCGGGGTTGCGCTCAAGGCGTTTCGGGCGTTGATCGAGCAATGGGGGCTCTCCAACGCGGAAGCCGCGGCGCTGCTCGGCGTGAGTGACAGCACTTGGGATCGGATCAAGCGCGGCACTTGGGATCAGCCCTTGTCGCAGGATCAACTGACCCGGGCGTCAGCGGCGATCGGCGTCTACAAGGGGCTTCATCTGCTGTTCGCGGATGAGATGGCGGATCGTTGGCCCAAGCTTCCCAACCGCGGGTCGATCTTCCAGCGCGCGACGCCCGTCCGGGCGATGATCGAGGGCGGCATCCCGGTGATGCTCGAGACCCGGCGCTACATCGACGCCGTACGAGGTGGGCTCTAA
- a CDS encoding HAD-IB family phosphatase, with protein MRHLAIYDMDKTITREATWTRFLIASARRRAPWRLALYPIAGVAALGYLLKLTDRAGLKRFTQRLMLGRALTPAEMEAIAEGFADAELEHGVLHGARERIAADRAAGYTLVMATASHGYYAAAIARRLGFDAVVATQAKRDGQGRILSDLEGDNCYGPAKLRMTLDWMRGAGIARGDTHIRAYSDHVSDAPLLDWADEGFAVNAHGPLKALAGEKGWPELDWR; from the coding sequence ATGCGGCACCTGGCGATTTACGACATGGACAAGACGATCACGCGCGAAGCGACGTGGACGCGGTTCCTGATCGCCTCGGCCAGGCGGCGCGCGCCATGGCGGCTGGCGCTCTATCCGATCGCCGGCGTCGCGGCCCTGGGCTATCTGCTCAAGCTCACCGATCGTGCCGGGCTCAAGCGGTTCACGCAGCGGCTGATGCTCGGGCGCGCGCTGACGCCCGCCGAGATGGAGGCGATCGCGGAGGGCTTCGCCGATGCCGAGCTCGAGCATGGCGTGCTCCACGGCGCGCGCGAGCGGATCGCGGCGGACCGCGCGGCGGGGTATACGCTGGTGATGGCGACCGCCTCGCACGGCTATTACGCCGCCGCGATCGCGCGCCGTCTGGGGTTCGATGCTGTCGTCGCCACACAGGCGAAGCGCGATGGCCAAGGGCGTATTCTCTCCGATCTTGAAGGGGATAACTGTTACGGCCCCGCAAAGCTCCGCATGACCCTCGACTGGATGCGCGGGGCGGGGATCGCGCGCGGAGACACGCATATCCGCGCCTATTCGGACCATGTCTCCGACGCGCCGTTGCTCGACTGGGCGGATGAGGGCTTCGCAGTCAACGCGCACGGGCCGCTCAAGGCGCTGGCGGGCGAGAAGGGCTGGCCGGAACTGGACTGGCGGTAG
- a CDS encoding ABC transporter permease: MKGPADFERVDSGGSVALRFTGNLSLACIGDLPERLSTVQGPVATLDLNNIERLDTVGAWLIHRFAREHRSEIVGMQPDEKYLLEQVAASECPMEPARREPGLIPRVLGEIGDAVVTSGKTLYGLLGFLGATLIAFWNVARHPSRFRVNATVQRFEVVGVSALGIIGLMSFLIGIVIAQQGAVQLRQFGAEIYTINLVGRITLRELGVLMTAIMVAGRSGSAFAAQIGTMKLTEEIDAMRTIGVSPMEALVLPRFFAVVLMMPLLAFYSALIGIIGGGLLCWAQLGIPPVTFIMKIREVVPMTDLWVGLIKAPVFGAIIAIAGCFQGMQVEGDAEQVGHRTTTAVVQAIFLVIVLDAFFAVFFSQIKWI, from the coding sequence ATGAAGGGGCCTGCCGACTTCGAGCGTGTGGATTCGGGAGGAAGCGTCGCGCTTCGCTTCACCGGCAATCTGTCGCTGGCGTGCATTGGCGACCTCCCCGAACGGCTGAGCACGGTGCAAGGGCCGGTCGCGACGCTCGACCTCAACAATATCGAGCGGCTCGACACAGTCGGCGCCTGGCTGATCCACCGTTTCGCGCGCGAGCACCGCTCCGAGATCGTCGGCATGCAACCCGACGAGAAATATCTGCTCGAACAGGTCGCAGCTTCGGAATGCCCGATGGAGCCCGCGCGCAGGGAGCCCGGGCTGATCCCGCGCGTGCTGGGCGAGATCGGCGATGCCGTCGTGACTTCGGGCAAGACGCTTTACGGCCTGCTCGGCTTCCTCGGCGCGACGCTCATCGCGTTCTGGAACGTGGCGCGGCACCCGAGCCGCTTCCGCGTCAACGCCACGGTCCAGCGCTTCGAGGTCGTCGGCGTCTCGGCGCTCGGCATCATCGGGCTGATGAGCTTCCTGATCGGCATCGTCATCGCCCAGCAGGGCGCGGTCCAGCTGCGCCAGTTCGGCGCCGAGATCTACACGATCAACCTGGTCGGCCGCATCACCCTGCGCGAGCTCGGCGTGCTGATGACCGCGATCATGGTCGCCGGCCGTTCGGGCTCGGCCTTCGCCGCGCAGATCGGCACGATGAAGCTGACTGAGGAAATCGATGCGATGCGCACGATCGGCGTCTCGCCGATGGAGGCGCTGGTCCTGCCGCGCTTCTTCGCGGTCGTGCTGATGATGCCGCTGCTCGCTTTCTATTCGGCGCTGATCGGGATCATCGGCGGCGGACTGCTGTGCTGGGCCCAGCTCGGCATCCCGCCGGTCACCTTCATCATGAAGATTCGCGAAGTCGTGCCGATGACCGATCTGTGGGTCGGGCTGATCAAGGCGCCGGTGTTTGGCGCGATCATCGCCATCGCCGGCTGTTTCCAGGGCATGCAGGTGGAGGGCGATGCCGAGCAGGTCGGCCACCGCACGACGACCGCCGTCGTCCAGGCAATCTTCCTGGTGATCGTGCTCGACGCGTTCTTCGCGGTCTTCTTCAGCCAGATAAAGTGGATATGA
- a CDS encoding ABC-type transport auxiliary lipoprotein family protein → MPKKPVFLLVLLPLAGCISFGAKPPASYLTLDPAAPVAVGEAQSSANAPTITIAVPAVPQELATQRVPVHAGGQAVAYVKDAMWVEQPSRLFARLLADTITSRTGRVVLSSRQSQLDPGAQLTGELRRFGIDEAGSEAVVTFDASLMRGTASVFEKRRFEARVPVAKIETAAVGAALNQAANQVAGEIADWIGR, encoded by the coding sequence ATGCCGAAGAAACCCGTTTTCCTCCTCGTTCTACTTCCGCTGGCGGGATGCATCTCGTTCGGAGCCAAGCCGCCGGCTTCGTACCTGACGCTCGATCCGGCGGCGCCGGTCGCGGTCGGCGAGGCGCAGAGCTCGGCCAATGCGCCGACGATCACCATCGCCGTGCCCGCCGTGCCGCAGGAGCTGGCAACGCAGCGCGTGCCGGTCCATGCCGGCGGTCAGGCGGTCGCCTATGTGAAGGACGCGATGTGGGTCGAGCAGCCGTCGCGGCTGTTCGCCCGCCTGCTCGCCGATACGATAACCTCACGCACCGGCCGCGTCGTGCTCAGCAGCCGCCAGTCGCAGCTCGATCCGGGCGCGCAGCTGACCGGCGAGCTGCGCCGCTTCGGGATCGACGAGGCCGGCAGCGAGGCCGTCGTCACTTTCGACGCCTCGTTGATGCGCGGCACCGCCTCGGTGTTCGAGAAGCGCCGTTTCGAAGCGCGCGTGCCGGTTGCCAAGATCGAAACGGCTGCGGTGGGCGCGGCGCTCAACCAGGCAGCGAACCAGGTAGCGGGCGAGATCGCCGACTGGATCGGGCGCTAA
- a CDS encoding MlaD family protein: METRSNHVLVGSVVLILLAVLALFAVWLARLSGGDDREYDIFFKQAVDGLSAGSQVTFSGVPSGQVKEISFWRPDPSLVRVRIAVKPGVPILEGTTATIQGSFTGPSSIQLDGAVKGAPPIVCPAQNPQAACPLGVPVIPTKAGGLGALLSSAPKLLERLSTLTERLTELLGDKNQNSIAGILANTNRLTDALADRGPEIAATLAETRIAIQKAGIAAEQIGNLADTTNGVLADNIKPTIANLNKTIAAAQKSMETLDATIGDARPGIQAFSKKTIPEVGQLVQDLRVMSQSLSSVAEKIDQGGAGNILGAPKLPDYKPGNRK; encoded by the coding sequence ATGGAAACGCGATCGAACCATGTGCTCGTCGGCAGCGTCGTGCTGATCCTGCTCGCCGTGCTGGCGCTTTTCGCCGTCTGGCTCGCCCGGCTGAGCGGCGGCGACGACCGCGAATATGACATCTTCTTCAAGCAGGCGGTCGATGGGCTCAGCGCGGGCTCGCAGGTGACCTTCTCCGGCGTCCCTTCGGGGCAGGTGAAGGAAATCTCGTTCTGGCGCCCCGACCCCAGCCTGGTGCGCGTGCGCATCGCGGTGAAGCCCGGTGTGCCGATCCTCGAAGGGACCACCGCGACGATCCAGGGCAGCTTCACCGGCCCGTCGTCGATCCAGCTCGACGGCGCGGTAAAAGGTGCCCCCCCGATCGTCTGCCCGGCACAGAATCCGCAAGCGGCGTGCCCGCTCGGCGTGCCGGTGATCCCGACCAAGGCCGGTGGTCTCGGTGCGTTGCTCAGTTCGGCGCCGAAGCTGCTCGAGCGGCTCTCGACGCTGACCGAGCGGCTGACCGAGCTGCTCGGCGACAAGAACCAGAATTCGATCGCCGGCATTCTCGCCAACACCAACCGCCTGACCGACGCCCTCGCCGATCGCGGGCCCGAGATCGCGGCGACGCTCGCCGAGACGCGGATCGCGATCCAGAAAGCGGGAATCGCCGCCGAGCAGATCGGCAACCTTGCCGACACCACCAACGGTGTGCTCGCGGACAATATCAAGCCGACGATCGCCAATCTCAACAAGACCATCGCGGCGGCGCAGAAGAGCATGGAGACGCTCGACGCGACGATCGGCGACGCCCGTCCGGGCATCCAGGCCTTTTCGAAGAAGACGATCCCCGAGGTCGGCCAGCTCGTCCAGGATCTGCGCGTGATGTCGCAATCGCTGTCCTCGGTCGCCGAGAAGATCGATCAGGGCGGCGCCGGCAACATCCTCGGCGCGCCCAAGCTGCCCGACTACAAACCCGGCAACAGGAAGTGA
- a CDS encoding ABC transporter ATP-binding protein — translation MKRPPRSETVIRVRGLTNGFGDQLVHDGLDLDVRRGEILGVVGGSGTGKSVLMRSIIGLQTPLSGEVEVFGESTVGRDETEATEVRKRWGILFQGGALFSTLTVAENVQVPLKEFYPGLGQALLDEIAGYKVLMSGLPAEAGPKYPSELSGGMKKRAGLARALALDPELLFLDEPTAGLDPIGAAAFDALTASLQKTLGLTVFLITHDLDTLYAICDRVAVLADKKVIAVGTIPELLALDHPWIQEYFNGPRGRAAVAGKARHEAQTPDARPAHEDKA, via the coding sequence ATGAAACGCCCGCCGCGCTCCGAGACCGTCATTCGGGTCCGAGGCCTCACCAATGGCTTTGGCGACCAACTGGTACATGACGGGCTCGACCTCGACGTGCGCCGCGGCGAGATACTTGGCGTGGTCGGAGGATCGGGCACCGGCAAATCGGTGCTGATGCGTTCGATCATCGGCTTGCAGACGCCACTGTCGGGCGAAGTCGAGGTGTTCGGCGAGTCCACCGTCGGCCGCGACGAGACCGAGGCGACCGAGGTCCGCAAGCGCTGGGGCATCCTCTTTCAGGGCGGCGCCCTGTTTTCGACGCTGACCGTCGCCGAGAACGTCCAGGTGCCGCTCAAGGAATTCTACCCCGGCCTCGGTCAGGCGCTGCTGGACGAGATCGCCGGCTACAAGGTGCTGATGAGCGGCCTGCCCGCCGAGGCCGGGCCCAAATATCCGTCCGAGCTTTCGGGTGGGATGAAGAAGCGCGCCGGTCTCGCCCGGGCGCTGGCGCTGGATCCCGAGCTGCTGTTCCTCGACGAGCCGACCGCCGGCCTCGATCCGATCGGTGCTGCCGCCTTCGACGCGCTGACCGCATCGCTCCAGAAGACGCTGGGGCTCACCGTGTTCCTGATCACCCACGATCTCGACACGCTCTATGCGATTTGCGACCGTGTCGCCGTGCTCGCCGACAAGAAGGTGATCGCGGTCGGCACGATCCCGGAACTGCTCGCGCTGGACCACCCCTGGATCCAGGAATATTTCAATGGGCCGCGCGGGAGAGCCGCGGTCGCCGGCAAGGCCAGGCATGAGGCGCAGACGCCCGATGCCCGGCCCGCGCATGAGGATAAAGCCTGA